One Acidobacteriota bacterium DNA segment encodes these proteins:
- a CDS encoding S49 family peptidase has product GGDGIASDLMWRELRITDQKKPVIASMSDVAASGGYYIGMGCRRIVAEPATITGSIGVVNAKFNMKGMYDWLQLRFETVKRGQWADMMDDTRGMTPAERERFAAMTRGFYERFVQKAADSRKKKFAELEPFAQGRVWLGSEAIQHGLVDDLGGLEAAVAVAKKEAGIPAGRSVRIVEYPVPKKLFEQIMESMAETQLARVHPGLRQDLAFLGRFVLPGPGAMLAVMPYALDIH; this is encoded by the coding sequence CCGGCGGTGACGGCATCGCCTCCGACCTGATGTGGCGGGAGTTGCGGATCACCGATCAGAAAAAGCCGGTCATCGCGTCCATGTCTGATGTGGCCGCCTCCGGCGGTTATTACATCGGCATGGGCTGCCGCCGGATTGTTGCGGAACCCGCCACCATCACGGGTTCCATCGGCGTAGTCAATGCCAAGTTCAACATGAAGGGGATGTACGACTGGCTGCAGCTCCGGTTTGAGACCGTCAAACGCGGCCAGTGGGCCGACATGATGGACGACACCCGCGGGATGACGCCGGCCGAGCGAGAACGTTTTGCCGCCATGACCCGCGGCTTCTACGAGCGGTTCGTGCAGAAGGCGGCCGACAGCCGAAAAAAGAAGTTTGCGGAACTGGAACCGTTCGCTCAGGGGCGCGTCTGGCTCGGTTCGGAAGCCATTCAGCATGGTCTGGTGGACGACCTGGGCGGCCTCGAAGCGGCCGTTGCCGTCGCCAAAAAAGAGGCGGGGATCCCGGCCGGCCGGTCTGTGAGAATCGTGGAATATCCCGTGCCAAAGAAGCTGTTCGAGCAGATCATGGAATCCATGGCGGAGACGCAGCTGGCCAGGGTTCACCCCGGCTTGCGCCAGGATCTGGCCTTCCTCGGGCGGTTTGTCCTGCCGGGTCCTGGAGCCATGCTGGCGGTAATGCCATACGCGCTGGACATCCACTGA
- a CDS encoding RluA family pseudouridine synthase, with the protein MERIKKFTAGPDDAGLRVDRAVLFHVDGVSRALLQKTIHEGLLTVNGLPVKPSATLRPGDKVVLRLTPREPLRIQAQALPLEIMYEDERLIVVNKPAGLVVHPGAGVADGTLANALVHHFGRLPGTESLRPGIIHRLDKETSGLLLVTRTEESMLRLSAMFQKREIYKEYVALVYGAMEAPHGIIDLPIGRHPVHRMKMTVHAPRGRASRTEWFVEQTYAGLTLLRVVLHTGRTHQIRVHLSARSHPVVGDTLYGGNRPIRIRQGGAVRTISLPGRFFLHARRLRFLNPWTGQEMEFHAPLPDDLARFLDRLPPPEPAAQSRRFRR; encoded by the coding sequence ATGGAGCGCATTAAAAAATTCACCGCCGGACCCGACGACGCCGGGCTGCGCGTGGATCGCGCGGTTCTCTTCCACGTGGACGGCGTCAGTCGCGCCCTGCTGCAAAAGACCATCCATGAGGGCCTGCTCACCGTGAACGGACTGCCGGTGAAACCGAGCGCAACGCTGCGGCCCGGCGACAAGGTGGTTCTCCGCCTGACGCCCCGTGAGCCGCTCCGGATCCAGGCCCAGGCGCTGCCGCTCGAGATCATGTACGAAGACGAGCGGCTCATCGTGGTCAACAAGCCCGCCGGCCTGGTGGTGCACCCGGGCGCGGGCGTGGCCGACGGAACGCTGGCCAACGCACTGGTCCACCATTTCGGACGTCTGCCGGGCACCGAGTCCCTCCGGCCCGGCATCATCCACCGCCTGGACAAGGAAACATCCGGGCTGCTCCTGGTCACCCGGACCGAGGAGAGCATGCTGCGACTGTCGGCGATGTTCCAGAAGCGCGAGATTTATAAGGAGTACGTTGCGCTGGTGTACGGCGCCATGGAGGCGCCGCACGGGATCATCGACCTGCCCATCGGCCGGCACCCCGTCCATCGCATGAAGATGACCGTTCACGCACCGCGGGGGCGGGCTTCCCGCACCGAGTGGTTCGTGGAGCAGACGTATGCCGGCCTGACGCTGCTGCGCGTGGTGCTCCACACGGGCCGAACCCATCAGATCCGCGTCCACCTGTCGGCCCGGAGTCATCCCGTCGTCGGTGACACCCTGTACGGCGGCAACCGGCCCATCCGGATCCGGCAGGGCGGCGCCGTGCGGACCATCTCCCTGCCCGGCCGCTTTTTCCTGCACGCCCGGCGGCTGCGCTTTCTCAATCCCTGGACGGGCCAGGAAATGGAATTTCACGCCCCCCTGCCGGACGACCTGGCGCGCTTCCTCGATCGCCTGCCGCCGCCGGAGCCCGCTGCTCAGAGCCGCCGCTTCAGAAGATAG
- a CDS encoding EamA family transporter, whose translation MPATLAANRLEIGIFFLLCLFWGTTWLAIKLSLTTIPPVFGVAIRFAVSAALLLVLARLRSEAIPRDRNTHLSIAVVGTFSFCVSYLLVYIGEQWISSGLTAIVFATFPFYIALLAHFGLPDERLGVLKLVGVVIGFVGIFVLFRQELGGSESPLGVMMILGASLASAVSNIVGKRLLLRNTVPLVMFNGLGMLYGNILVWVIWLLAERRTPSAWTAEGVLATLYLVIFGTVISFIAYYWLLKRVDTTRVAMMTFITPIVAMIAGWIFLREAVSPSLLAGSALILLGVFCTWAGSRRPHGAH comes from the coding sequence ATGCCCGCAACGCTTGCCGCCAACCGACTGGAAATTGGCATTTTCTTTCTGTTGTGTCTGTTCTGGGGCACCACTTGGCTTGCCATCAAGCTGTCTCTGACCACGATCCCGCCCGTGTTCGGCGTCGCCATCCGCTTTGCCGTTTCGGCCGCCCTGCTGCTTGTCCTGGCGCGGCTCCGCAGCGAAGCCATACCCCGGGACCGCAACACCCATCTCAGCATTGCTGTCGTCGGCACGTTTTCATTCTGTGTCAGCTACCTGCTGGTCTATATCGGCGAACAATGGATATCTTCGGGGCTGACGGCAATCGTGTTCGCGACGTTTCCGTTCTACATCGCCCTCCTGGCCCACTTCGGCCTGCCCGACGAACGGCTGGGTGTGCTGAAACTCGTTGGAGTCGTTATTGGTTTTGTCGGTATCTTTGTGCTGTTTCGCCAAGAGCTGGGCGGCAGCGAATCCCCGCTGGGCGTAATGATGATTCTCGGCGCCAGCCTGGCTTCCGCCGTCAGCAACATCGTGGGTAAGCGCCTGCTGCTGCGCAACACCGTGCCGCTGGTGATGTTCAACGGCCTGGGCATGCTGTACGGGAACATCCTGGTCTGGGTTATCTGGCTGCTGGCTGAACGACGGACGCCCAGCGCATGGACCGCCGAGGGGGTGCTGGCTACGCTCTACCTGGTGATCTTTGGCACGGTCATCTCGTTCATTGCTTACTATTGGCTGCTGAAGCGGGTGGATACCACTCGGGTGGCGATGATGACCTTCATCACCCCCATCGTGGCGATGATCGCCGGCTGGATCTTCCTGCGCGAGGCCGTCTCGCCATCCTTGCTGGCCGGCTCCGCCCTGATCCTGCTGGGCGTTTTCTGCACCTGGGCCGGATCCCGGAGGCCGCATGGAGCGCATTAA
- a CDS encoding HEAT repeat domain-containing protein, translating to MRKLHLILLLLFCGATVTGVVAQAQTQTRKVSIDGLIYDLKHPDPDRRVEAARLLGVHKLNQSVPALIEAAADPQPSVRLAVLEALAKIRDPRALHTYITLTADSEANIRQKAIAALLEVYVVDESGFVAGTRKVIEFLNPFDSDYNTLVVEPYVPVSADAVRALAQRLEDPETGVRKAAVMGLGTLRGRAALPQMKDVLSREPENGIKIEYFRSFYKIGDPDACGRLVPYVNDPDKAVHDEAILTSGLLRCKESVDAVMDIYQMGIKEREKVFGVIPASSSDDLQIKCLQALALIGDDRAAKLYLPALRHDKEDFRVAAAEGLARLADPQYEPVLVERSAGARGKRFQLALAYAFYRLGHKERLQDMVRELGGMKHGDQMFSYLVELTPDQLADLYPHLRASKGKTRIRILEAVGVAGAVQNLAEVQSYTHDSDANVASAAMVAVRRIQARQGL from the coding sequence GTGCGCAAACTGCACCTGATTCTGCTGCTGCTCTTCTGCGGGGCAACGGTGACGGGGGTTGTGGCCCAGGCCCAAACCCAAACCCGCAAGGTCAGTATCGACGGGTTGATTTACGATCTGAAGCATCCAGACCCGGACCGGCGAGTGGAAGCGGCCCGGCTGCTCGGCGTCCACAAGCTGAACCAGTCGGTCCCGGCGCTCATCGAGGCGGCGGCCGATCCTCAACCGTCCGTCCGGCTGGCGGTGCTCGAAGCATTGGCGAAGATCCGTGACCCCCGCGCGCTGCATACCTACATCACCCTCACCGCGGATTCTGAAGCCAACATCCGCCAGAAGGCGATCGCCGCCCTGTTGGAGGTCTACGTGGTCGACGAGAGCGGCTTTGTCGCTGGAACGCGAAAGGTGATCGAATTCCTCAACCCGTTCGACAGCGACTACAACACGCTGGTGGTGGAACCGTACGTACCCGTCTCGGCGGATGCGGTCCGGGCCCTGGCCCAGCGACTTGAGGATCCCGAAACGGGCGTGCGCAAGGCCGCCGTGATGGGCCTGGGCACCCTCCGGGGTCGGGCGGCATTGCCGCAGATGAAGGATGTCTTGTCCCGGGAACCGGAAAACGGCATCAAGATTGAATACTTCCGCTCGTTTTACAAGATCGGCGACCCGGACGCGTGCGGCCGGCTCGTTCCGTACGTGAACGATCCCGACAAGGCGGTTCACGACGAGGCGATTCTCACCAGCGGCCTGCTGCGCTGCAAGGAGTCGGTGGATGCCGTCATGGACATCTACCAGATGGGGATCAAGGAACGCGAAAAGGTGTTTGGCGTCATCCCCGCTTCCTCGTCCGATGACCTCCAGATCAAATGCCTGCAGGCGCTGGCCCTGATAGGCGATGACCGGGCGGCCAAGTTGTACCTGCCGGCACTGCGGCACGATAAGGAGGATTTCCGTGTTGCCGCAGCAGAAGGATTGGCCCGGTTGGCCGATCCCCAGTATGAGCCGGTGCTGGTGGAGCGCTCCGCCGGCGCCCGGGGGAAGCGATTTCAGCTGGCGCTCGCCTATGCGTTCTATCGTCTGGGTCACAAGGAGCGGTTGCAGGACATGGTGCGTGAGCTGGGCGGCATGAAACACGGCGACCAGATGTTCAGCTATCTTGTGGAACTGACGCCCGATCAGCTGGCCGACCTGTACCCGCATCTTCGTGCCAGCAAGGGCAAGACCCGCATTCGCATCCTCGAAGCTGTCGGGGTGGCGGGGGCGGTGCAGAATCTGGCCGAAGTCCAGTCATACACCCACGACAGCGACGCCAATGTGGCGTCGGCGGCGATGGTGGCGGTCCGGCGGATCCAGGCGCGGCAAGGCCTCTGA